Proteins from one Chitinophaga oryzae genomic window:
- a CDS encoding chloride channel protein, whose amino-acid sequence MSQFSRIRKYHGFFRFKRDFEQYSLRKAKSYELLLHWLHSKLNRNQFLLLSGILVGCSAGLAGVVLKMLVHYIHYVITYKVHFSTQVIFYVVFPFLGIVLTTLIVIFFFKGQSRKGIPAILHEIAQNSSIIPPVKMYSQILQSAVTVGLGGSAGLESPIAVTGAALGSNYARTYSLGYKERTLLLAAGATAGIASAFNAPIAGMMFAFEILLTGVVFSDFMPLIVAAVCGSLLSKIILQEEVLFHFESRTPFNYHNVPFYIVLGLLCGFYARYFVVLSHKVEHFFKRLQWSALRKAMLGGVLVSALCVALPPLFGEGYTAVKSLAGGHGEVILQNSFFGYFPPQSWMLLVFTGCVCLLKAFATSITIQSGGNGGNFAPSLFAGGFLGFFFAMLCTQVGLTDVPVTNLVIVGMAGVMAGVMYAPLTAIFLIAESSSGYDLFIPLMIVSTTSYLMAKWFSPISPELITLAKEGKVFTKAHDSNILLMLRMQDLVEEDIQRIDIDASLRQLIELVKDGQRNIIAVVSQQDKLEGIITLDDIRPIMFSPELYDTVTVKKLMKAPPAVVSLKDNITLVLKKFDEADVWSLPVVQDKKLVGFVSKSRILNKYRLLLQEYSEG is encoded by the coding sequence ATGAGTCAATTTAGCCGCATCCGGAAGTACCATGGTTTTTTCAGGTTTAAACGGGATTTCGAACAATACAGCCTCCGTAAAGCCAAAAGCTATGAGTTGCTCCTGCACTGGCTTCACAGCAAGCTCAACCGCAATCAGTTCCTGCTCCTGTCCGGTATCCTGGTCGGGTGTTCCGCCGGGTTGGCAGGCGTGGTGCTCAAAATGCTGGTCCACTATATCCATTATGTTATTACCTACAAGGTACATTTCAGCACGCAGGTTATTTTTTATGTAGTCTTTCCTTTTCTGGGGATTGTGCTGACCACCCTGATCGTTATTTTCTTTTTCAAGGGGCAGTCCCGTAAAGGGATTCCGGCGATACTGCATGAGATCGCCCAGAACTCCAGTATTATACCGCCGGTGAAGATGTATTCCCAGATACTGCAAAGCGCGGTGACCGTTGGTCTTGGTGGTTCTGCGGGGCTGGAAAGTCCTATTGCCGTTACCGGCGCGGCGTTGGGGTCCAACTATGCCCGTACCTATTCGCTGGGATACAAGGAGCGCACCCTGTTACTGGCAGCCGGCGCCACGGCGGGCATCGCCTCCGCTTTTAACGCGCCCATCGCCGGGATGATGTTTGCCTTTGAGATCTTGCTGACCGGGGTGGTATTTTCCGATTTCATGCCGTTGATTGTGGCCGCCGTTTGCGGCAGCCTGCTCTCCAAAATCATTCTACAGGAGGAGGTGCTTTTCCATTTCGAATCCCGGACGCCTTTCAACTATCACAACGTACCTTTTTATATTGTGCTGGGCCTGTTATGCGGTTTTTACGCCCGCTATTTTGTGGTGCTGTCGCATAAAGTGGAGCATTTCTTTAAACGGCTGCAGTGGAGCGCCCTGCGCAAAGCCATGCTGGGCGGGGTGTTGGTATCCGCGCTTTGTGTAGCGTTGCCTCCTTTGTTCGGAGAGGGATATACCGCCGTAAAATCATTGGCCGGAGGCCATGGAGAAGTTATCCTGCAAAACAGTTTCTTTGGGTATTTCCCGCCGCAGAGCTGGATGCTGCTGGTATTCACCGGCTGCGTATGCCTGCTGAAAGCTTTCGCCACCTCCATCACCATCCAGAGCGGCGGCAACGGCGGGAACTTTGCGCCGTCCCTGTTTGCCGGCGGCTTCCTCGGTTTCTTTTTCGCCATGCTCTGCACACAGGTAGGCCTTACCGACGTGCCGGTCACCAACCTCGTTATCGTAGGCATGGCAGGGGTAATGGCGGGCGTGATGTATGCGCCGCTGACGGCCATCTTCCTGATCGCCGAGTCCAGCTCCGGCTACGACTTGTTTATCCCGCTGATGATCGTGTCTACCACTTCCTACCTGATGGCGAAATGGTTTTCGCCTATCTCCCCGGAGCTCATCACATTAGCCAAAGAGGGCAAGGTGTTCACCAAAGCGCACGACAGCAATATCCTCCTGATGCTGCGTATGCAGGACCTGGTAGAAGAAGATATCCAGCGGATCGATATTGACGCCAGCCTGCGCCAGCTTATAGAACTGGTGAAAGACGGGCAGCGCAACATCATTGCCGTGGTGAGCCAGCAGGACAAACTGGAAGGGATCATCACACTCGACGATATCCGCCCGATCATGTTCAGCCCGGAACTATATGATACCGTGACTGTTAAGAAATTAATGAAAGCTCCGCCGGCAGTAGTATCTTTAAAAGACAATATTACGCTGGTACTCAAAAAATTTGACGAGGCGGATGTATGGAGTTTACCGGTGGTGCAGGACAAGAAGCTGGTAGGGTTTGTCTCCAAATCACGCATACTGAATAAATACAGATTACTGTTACAGGAATATTCCGAAGGTTAA